Within the Miscanthus floridulus cultivar M001 chromosome 2, ASM1932011v1, whole genome shotgun sequence genome, the region TCACTCCTCCTTATCTGACCATTGCTGCCTTCGCTAGCAGGACGCCAAAGAAGCGCATCAAAGACAATACGCTTGCGCCTATCCACAGGGCCAGAACAGATTGGAGCAATGATGGCGAAGAACATACCCAGATCAACACGACCAGAGCCAGGAGCATCAAGGACAGAGAGAATTCTTTCGTTGATTGCCTTGATAGCACCCTGAAAGGTATCTGGCTTGAGAAAAGAGAGGAGCCTGCGGAGAATAACCTCAAGAGCTGCTTTGCGTATTGACTTCTCAGGGATGCCGGTGCCTGAGTAAGATACAGGGACATCAGTCTCATTCATCTCTTTTCTAAGAAGCTCCACATCACAATGGCCTAGCTTCGTCATCCTCTCGAAGGCCCTTATATCTAGAGCATTGGCCAAATCCTGCCGCAAGGTAGTCTTCCTGCCAACCCTCTTGAACTTGGATGCCTCCACAACAACATAAGCCTGCTCCCCTTGACCATCATCTTTTCCTTTTGGCTTCTTCTTTTGCAATGTCTTCAAATGTGAGATGGCATCATACACTTCCACCCTCTGTGTCATCTTAAACGCCTCCTTGAGTGCCTTCTTGGCCTCCTCAGATTCACCCTGCCCAAGCAAAGCCACTGCCTTGTTTAGCTGTGCACGCCAATGGTTTGGTCGGATGCTCAGCACACGAGTATACATCTCTGCAGCCCGTACGAAGCGTCCTGCATCCATGTTCAATCCACCAAGATTGTATAAGGCATCAACATGGCCAGGTTTGATATCAATTGCTGTCTGAAACTCCTGGATTGCACGGTCATCCTCCCCTACTGCATGCAGGGCCGACCCAAGGTCACAGTGCGCATCAGCATAGTCTTCCTTCAAGAAGATGGCCTCCTCCAGTGCCTTCTCAGCAGCTCGGTACTCCCCAACGCCAGTAGAGAGCGCTCCCCAGGAGCTTGAGTGCCCTGGCATGAGATGGACACAATATGGCGGCTTCTCGGTAATGCTCACAGGCACCAAGAACCATCCCCTCGGCCTCCATGGCAATACCAAGGTTGACATGGATCTGCGGGAGGATGTCTGCGGACTGTGAGCCGCCAGCCTCCGCGGCCTCAAGGGCAAGGAGGTACTCCTCCTTGGCTTCTGCATGGCGACCGAGGGCGTACAGGCAGTTCCCCGCGCGGAAGTGGGGACGGACGTCAGTGGGCTGCAGCTCACAGGCGCGGCGGAAGCTGGCTAGGGCGTCTCGGAAGAGGCGGTGCTCAGAAAGCTGCCCGGCCGATGACCATGTGGTTGTCGAAGGCCTCCTCGCGCGAGCGGGAGGCGTCGGCGCGCGTGCGGAGCACGGCGAGTTCCTTGACGAAGGTGAGGTAGTCGCGGCTCGTCTCGTCCCACGGAGCGGCGGTGGATGCCGAATCCGCCGCGCCGGAGATCTCCCTGGACCACCCGGCCTCGGAGAAGGAGTCGAAGTTGCTGTTGCCGGCGCCGCCGCTTCCGTCGATGGAGCCCTTCCGCAGCTGCTTTGAGCGGAGGCGCTTGACAAGTATCTCCAGGTCGTCGAGGAGACCCCAGGAGGAGTCGAAGGCGATGCCATGGTTGGGCGAGGTCGCCCACGCcggcgcggcggccgcggcgcgggAGCTGACCGACGGCcgagcggcgccggcgccgagcGGCTTGGTGTGGTCGTCGAGCAGCGACGCGGCGGCTGCAGCGCCGGGGGGCGGGGAGGAGTGGGCGGTGGCGTCCCCCGCCGCGATCTCCGGGGATGAGGCGTCAGAGTCGACGGCGGGCAGGGAGAGCGCGAGGAAGTCACGGTCGACGTCTCCGGCGCCGTCGTCGTAGGTGCGGAGCAGCCCCGGCAGGGAGAGGCCCCTGCCGTCGGGGAGGATGAACTCGGCGTAGGTGCGGAACACCTCGTCGAGGATGGCGGAGATCTGGTCCTCGCTGAACTTGACCCGCGGGTTGACGGCGACGACGAGCGCGGACATCTCGTTGCGGTCCAGCCCGCCGTCCCCGTTGGTGTCGAAGCGCTCGAAGATCCTCCTCACCTTCTCCGCCCGCGACCCCCGGCCGGCCGACGCCGCCGACGCGGACAGCGCCATTACGGGTACGGCCCGCTGCTGCGCACGAGAAAAACCAGCCGGATTACGGCGAAATTTGGGCACGCGGGGCGGGCGCAGCGACGACACGGGTGGGGGGATTTTGATGGATGCGGGGAAGGGGGAGTTCAGGAATGCCGGGTGGGCCCGGCCAGGATGGAGAGGACTCAGAGGAGGGGATGGCAGagcggagggggcggcggagCCGTGTGCTGGCTCGGCTGGCTACTTTGCTATTGCTAACGAGGGGAGACGATGGTAATGATGACGGTGGATGGGGCGGCACGAGGGGTGGCACCGCAGCGTTGGCAAGCCTGGCTCGCAACGTTCGTTAGCTCACCGCCCGCCACTGGTCAACATCGGCGCGGGTTTGGTATAGATAGCCAACGGTCCGGCCCGGCCTGGCACGGCACGGGCCTGTAAAAGCATGGCACGACACGTCAGGGCCTCCCAGGCCGCGTTTTCTTAGGGCTACAGGCTTGGTCTTCGGTCCAGACACGGTACACTATAGGCTATTTTTCGTGCCGTGTCGGTCCGCTAAGCACGACCTAGAATTATGGACCGTGACAGCCCACAGTCCGTTACCCTTGCATTCACATAATCAAAGTCCAATACATttatagtttcatactttcatTTCATTCACATAATCATACAGATACATAATTAAAGTCCAATAGAGATATCAAACTTCAAAGCCAACAGATAACAGAAATAACTAAAACGAGCTGCTTAGTGTAatgttgcctcattaaaaatctttttaggtaaaactcacccttgtgagaaaccctaaaaaagaaaaaaaaagagtgcaGTCAGCTCTTAATTAAGTCTTACAAATCATTGTTCAAATGATAGACAAGTCTCAGAATCACAGATCACACTCACACTTACTCTTCCACAGTCACAGATCACGTTCACACTCTCAAGAGTCAAGTCTCAACCTCACTAAGTACCAGGAGCACCACCACcagcttcatcttcatcaaggtacaagttctCGAATGAGTCTTCcagctcttggttgtcaacaacatGCTGTTCCTTTTTTTCTTCTAACTCCCAGTCCTTTATGCAGGTCAGCATCTCCATAGTCTCTGGTGACAAGCGCCGCCGCCGTTCCTCAATTATCCTGCCTGtcaaactgaaacaagactccgaaGAGACAGTACATACAGAAACTGAAATGGTATCTCTAACCATTATAGACATGATTGGAAAGTttagcttgtggtcacgccaccacagAAGTA harbors:
- the LOC136540206 gene encoding LOW QUALITY PROTEIN: uncharacterized TPR repeat-containing protein At1g05150-like (The sequence of the model RefSeq protein was modified relative to this genomic sequence to represent the inferred CDS: deleted 2 bases in 2 codons), which codes for MALSASAASAGRGSRAEKVRRIFERFDTNGDGGLDRNEMSALVVAVNPRVKFSEDQISAILDEVFRTYAEFILPDGRGLSLPGLLRTYDDGAGDVDRDFLALSLPAVDSDASSPEIAAGDATAHSSPPPGAAAAASLLDDHTKPLGAGAARPSVSSRAAAAAPAWATSPNHGIAFDSSWGLLDDLEILVKRLRSKQLRKGSIDGSGGAGNSNFDSFSEAGWSREISGAADSASTAAPWDETSRDYLTFVKELAVLRTRADASRSREEAFDNHMVIGRALSEHRLFRDALASFRRACELQPTDVRPHFRAGNCLYALGRHAEAKEEYLLALEAAEAGGSQSADILPQIHVNLGIAMEAEGMVLGACEHYREAAILCPSHARALKLLGSALYGVGEYRAAEKALEEAIFLKEDYADAHCDLGSALHAVGEDDRAIQEFQTAIDIKPGHVDALYNLGGLNMDAGRFVRAAEMYTRVLSIRPNHWRAQLNKAVALLGQGESEEAKKALKEAFKMTQRVEVYDAISHLKTLQKKKPKGKDDGQGEQAYVVVEASKFKRVGRKTTLRQDLANALDIRAFERMTKLGHCDVELLRKEMNETDVPVSYSGTGIPEKSIRKAALEVILRRLLSFLKPDTFQGAIKAINERILSVLDAPGSGRVDLGMFFAIIAPICSGPVDRRKRIVFDALLWRPASEGSNGQIRRSDALTYIKLLRAVYIPTHGASDMLEMHGESDPTMVSYTEFLEMFNDPDWGFGILSTLVKLEESDHIRHGGHTCSICRYPIIGSRFKETKHSFSLCNRCYSEGKVPSAFKLEEYRFKEYGNESEALIDKCMCFNLHSKKLETDA